The Petroclostridium xylanilyticum genome has a segment encoding these proteins:
- a CDS encoding HNH endonuclease gives MDYNKIEWNDKVDITKEQWKNILVDERLVKPYNLDLILMVYNEPNHMATATDIAIKRGQSPKSYNSNVGQLGKRITKYLGIEAPWQKHDSTKFNYWHIMFLGARHKNGKNFLWILRPELKEAIDELIIEKRLSILDAVDEYVKMLYEIDKQEEESLFEGAMKKITVNAYERNPKVRKLCLEKYGYKCCVCEFDFEKVYGDIGIGYIEVHHIKPLNEISKEYIIDPVNDLRPICPNCHSMLHKANISVENLIDIVEKNRRNL, from the coding sequence ATGGATTACAATAAGATTGAATGGAATGATAAAGTTGATATTACGAAAGAACAATGGAAGAATATACTCGTTGATGAAAGACTTGTTAAACCATATAATTTAGATTTAATTCTAATGGTTTACAACGAGCCAAATCATATGGCGACAGCGACAGACATAGCAATAAAAAGGGGTCAATCACCCAAATCATATAATTCGAATGTTGGACAATTAGGGAAGAGGATCACAAAGTATTTAGGAATAGAAGCTCCTTGGCAAAAACATGATAGTACGAAGTTTAATTACTGGCATATAATGTTTTTAGGTGCGAGACATAAAAATGGGAAAAATTTTCTTTGGATTTTAAGACCTGAATTAAAAGAAGCAATAGATGAACTAATTATTGAAAAAAGGTTAAGTATTTTAGACGCTGTGGATGAATATGTTAAAATGCTGTACGAGATAGATAAACAGGAAGAGGAAAGTCTTTTTGAAGGTGCGATGAAAAAGATCACAGTAAATGCGTATGAACGTAACCCAAAAGTAAGAAAACTATGTCTTGAAAAATATGGTTATAAATGCTGTGTATGTGAATTTGATTTTGAAAAGGTTTATGGTGATATTGGAATTGGGTACATCGAAGTTCATCATATCAAGCCATTAAATGAGATAAGTAAAGAATATATAATTGACCCTGTTAATGATTTAAGACCTATATGTCCGAACTGCCATTCTATGTTGCATAAGGCAAATATTTCGGTTGAAAACTTAATAGATATAGTTGAAAAGAACCGTAGGAATTTATAA
- a CDS encoding SymE family type I addiction module toxin: protein MNKRILTVSYYSSYNCKETPFIRLHGKWLEDAGFRIGDKVEVIEKPEELVIRVVKDEKIKQIEL from the coding sequence TTGAATAAGCGAATTTTGACAGTTTCATATTATTCAAGCTATAACTGTAAAGAAACTCCTTTTATCCGGCTTCATGGTAAATGGCTTGAAGATGCAGGGTTTAGAATTGGAGATAAAGTAGAGGTAATTGAGAAGCCGGAAGAACTGGTAATTAGGGTTGTGAAAGACGAAAAAATAAAACAGATAGAATTATAA
- a CDS encoding helix-turn-helix domain-containing protein, whose translation MLELDYKKIGIRLKEERLKKNISQEKLAELINMSKEHVSHIECGTTKLSLPTLVKICNALEITPDLLLLDSVYKSKEYLRDEFARLVKDCSELDMRLILEVSKAIINVKK comes from the coding sequence GTGTTAGAATTGGATTATAAGAAAATAGGCATAAGGTTAAAAGAAGAAAGATTAAAAAAGAATATCTCACAAGAAAAACTTGCAGAGTTAATAAACATGTCAAAAGAACATGTAAGCCATATTGAGTGCGGTACTACAAAACTTAGTCTTCCGACACTTGTAAAAATATGTAATGCATTAGAAATAACTCCAGACTTATTGCTCCTTGATTCTGTTTATAAGTCTAAGGAATACTTAAGAGATGAATTTGCAAGGCTTGTGAAAGACTGTAGTGAATTGGATATGAGATTAATTCTGGAAGTTTCAAAAGCAATTATTAACGTCAAGAAATAA
- a CDS encoding helicase-related protein, which yields MFSGESSSYLKREIEKNFNPAAKEREDRINILITTDILAEGINLHRSNVIVNYDLPWNPTRIMQRVGRINRVGTEHDRIYVFNFFPTAQANAQVPLEENIMQKLQAFHDTLGEDFKYLSEDEQVTSHKLYNVLSGKESLEDEEEGSNPELAYLNVIRKIRDYDQTLFEKIKHLPLKAKAARRFKSIQRNATVTFIRKGSLKMFFMTDGDETREISFIDAISYIKADKDEPVLPVPQEYYKHLDCNKNAFDERLLLDDEIDTEKTRQSGNDAKMIKLLKAISKCKSFTDEQDEMLIRIRKLWEDGEIPQSLTKEILKSVEGISDPMQIYYEIYDRIPEKYLEDRKTRKNFLSGNKQVILSAFLYKGEVDA from the coding sequence GTGTTCAGTGGTGAAAGCAGCAGTTACTTGAAAAGGGAAATAGAGAAGAACTTTAATCCTGCTGCAAAAGAAAGGGAGGATAGAATTAATATTCTCATTACAACGGATATACTTGCGGAAGGTATTAATCTTCACCGATCCAATGTAATCGTTAATTATGATTTACCTTGGAACCCTACCAGAATAATGCAACGAGTAGGACGTATAAACAGAGTAGGAACAGAACATGACAGGATATATGTATTTAACTTTTTTCCTACTGCCCAGGCAAATGCTCAAGTTCCTCTTGAAGAAAATATTATGCAGAAGCTTCAGGCATTTCATGATACTTTAGGTGAAGATTTCAAATATCTGTCTGAAGATGAACAAGTTACTTCACACAAATTGTATAATGTCCTTTCCGGAAAAGAAAGTTTGGAAGATGAAGAAGAAGGCAGTAATCCCGAGCTTGCATACCTTAATGTTATTAGAAAAATTAGAGACTATGACCAAACACTTTTTGAAAAAATAAAACATCTTCCTTTAAAAGCTAAAGCCGCAAGAAGATTTAAAAGTATTCAGAGAAATGCAACTGTGACATTTATAAGAAAGGGATCCCTTAAAATGTTCTTCATGACAGATGGAGACGAAACAAGAGAAATATCGTTTATAGATGCTATCTCGTATATAAAAGCAGATAAAGACGAGCCAGTATTGCCTGTGCCGCAAGAATATTATAAGCATCTTGATTGCAATAAAAATGCTTTCGATGAAAGATTATTGTTAGATGATGAAATAGATACAGAAAAAACAAGGCAAAGCGGTAATGATGCGAAAATGATAAAGCTGCTTAAAGCAATATCTAAATGCAAATCTTTTACAGACGAACAAGATGAAATGTTGATAAGGATTAGAAAACTATGGGAGGATGGAGAAATTCCACAGTCCCTTACAAAAGAAATTTTAAAGTCTGTTGAGGGAATTTCAGACCCTATGCAGATATACTATGAGATATACGACAGAATACCAGAAAAATATTTAGAGGATAGAAAGACCAGAAAAAACTTTTTATCAGGTAATAAGCAGGTTATTCTTTCGGCATTTCTTTACAAGGGGGAAGTTGACGCATGA
- a CDS encoding Eco57I restriction-modification methylase domain-containing protein: MSIKRQILEETFKKPFDIERFVKFTTEFFNGPQILSPYKRNEKVWKEYWYYIDSYRHVAKYIDSKDNKILILAVQLKKGRSVERARSMQRNFISRLISDKQYDAAIVAFYSEDEPTWRLSFVRLDYEFTTKGVKLDLTPAKRYSYLVGEGEPSHTAQEQLLPIFERESYNPTLDEIEHAFSVETVTKDFFEKYKEKYYDLKEYLDNNEAFKEEAERHNFTSEQFAKKLMGQLVFLYFLQKKGWLGVKVLPENRQLTEEEFKKIFYRQNKVGKDVLLKVFPVCENGIRKVNTYNLSRLSDEEGEILAGCFKGTEYEKPWGSGTRTFIRDLFTHCVENTNKNFFDDFLEPLFYEALNKKRGENHYYPKFNCKIPFLNGGLFEPLDNYDWRHNDFNIPNEIFSNSKTKGREADGILDIFDRYNFTINEDEPLEREVAVDPEMLGKIFENLLDAKDRKCKGAFYTPREIVHYMCQESLINYLVNETGVPYQDIKNFILYGELMKDEDCSRALEEGNKEQRIPKTVFENLKKIDNALEQVRIADPAVGSGAFPLGMLNEIVKAKMNITEYLVRDIPAENKYERFLLRKNRHPYRIKWETIKNSIFAVDIESSAVDIAKLRLWLSLVVDQEIDEENPCPHPLPNLDCNIMCGNSLIDEFEGIKLFDESLLSKQEHSKDNTFESYQISIFQDQIEMLLEDLFEQQDRLFVEEDTAKKMEIKKNIDKIIDSIIRAKLSRDKNKEGLIKYEQSLKEKTKPYFLWKLEFAKIFKEKGGFDIVIGNPPYIGFHHVPDKDYFKQNYFVANGKYDFYVLFIENGLKILKTDGILSFICPSYFYKRNYGKNTRKLILDTTRILYIADFKDFQIFDSALTYTCIFGLQKNTDNRKTWFKVLGTTLNDEDSFKIEQVSLKEPSWSLENESSNTIIKKVKSMSNFTFGSITKSISQGIVTGFNDVFLITGEFITSNCIEMDYLKKVYKGKDIRNGQLIDSNQFVFYPYEEAEDGKDICISENILKQKCPNLYSYLESNKDKLLSRDYFLKSNKKWYELWNPRKKRHFENRKFVFSEINIRNDFVLVGSCYYTDSACGAELKEEKQKYEKYLYLYLNSDLITYVYRKMSVPKANGYLIYKNAFLKELPILINDSIDENISSFENMSQVEFDKLLFNLFNISDDEILLIRNELSTYTS; the protein is encoded by the coding sequence ATGAGTATAAAAAGGCAGATACTTGAGGAAACGTTCAAGAAACCTTTTGATATTGAGAGATTTGTAAAGTTTACCACAGAGTTTTTTAATGGCCCTCAAATATTGTCTCCATATAAAAGGAATGAGAAAGTGTGGAAGGAATACTGGTATTATATAGATTCCTACAGGCACGTTGCCAAGTATATAGACAGTAAAGATAATAAAATTTTAATACTTGCTGTTCAGTTAAAAAAAGGAAGAAGCGTAGAACGAGCAAGGAGTATGCAGAGGAACTTTATTTCAAGGCTTATTTCAGATAAACAATATGATGCAGCTATTGTGGCTTTTTACAGTGAAGATGAACCTACCTGGAGATTATCTTTTGTTAGGCTGGACTATGAATTTACAACTAAAGGTGTTAAACTTGATCTCACGCCAGCTAAAAGATATTCATATCTTGTTGGAGAGGGTGAACCGAGCCACACTGCACAAGAGCAATTGCTGCCAATATTTGAAAGGGAGAGTTACAATCCGACACTTGATGAAATTGAACATGCGTTTAGCGTTGAAACTGTAACTAAGGACTTTTTTGAGAAATATAAGGAAAAATATTATGACCTCAAAGAGTATCTTGATAATAACGAAGCATTTAAAGAAGAGGCGGAAAGGCATAATTTCACAAGTGAGCAATTTGCAAAAAAACTTATGGGTCAGCTTGTATTCTTGTATTTTCTCCAGAAAAAAGGATGGCTTGGGGTTAAGGTACTGCCTGAAAACAGACAATTAACGGAAGAAGAGTTTAAAAAGATATTTTATAGGCAAAACAAAGTTGGAAAGGATGTTTTGTTAAAAGTTTTTCCAGTTTGTGAAAATGGCATAAGAAAAGTCAATACATACAATCTTAGCAGGCTTAGTGACGAAGAGGGTGAAATACTGGCAGGATGTTTTAAAGGAACTGAGTATGAAAAACCGTGGGGGAGTGGGACGAGAACATTTATAAGAGACCTCTTTACCCATTGTGTCGAAAATACAAATAAGAATTTTTTTGATGATTTTCTTGAACCTTTATTTTATGAGGCTTTAAATAAAAAGCGTGGAGAAAACCATTATTACCCAAAGTTCAACTGTAAGATTCCGTTTCTCAATGGAGGCCTATTTGAACCTCTGGATAATTATGACTGGCGGCATAATGATTTTAATATTCCCAATGAAATATTCTCCAACTCAAAAACAAAAGGTAGAGAAGCAGATGGTATTCTTGATATTTTTGACCGCTATAATTTTACCATTAATGAAGATGAGCCTCTTGAAAGAGAAGTTGCCGTTGACCCTGAGATGCTTGGCAAGATATTTGAAAACCTGCTTGATGCAAAAGACAGGAAGTGTAAAGGAGCTTTTTATACCCCACGTGAAATTGTACACTATATGTGTCAGGAGAGCCTTATCAACTACCTTGTAAATGAAACCGGAGTTCCTTACCAGGATATTAAGAATTTTATACTTTATGGTGAACTTATGAAAGATGAAGACTGCAGTAGAGCGCTTGAAGAAGGTAATAAAGAGCAAAGAATCCCTAAAACAGTTTTTGAAAATCTGAAAAAGATAGACAATGCGCTAGAGCAGGTAAGAATTGCTGATCCGGCAGTGGGATCTGGGGCATTTCCACTTGGTATGCTTAATGAAATTGTAAAGGCAAAGATGAACATTACTGAATATCTTGTTAGAGATATTCCAGCTGAGAACAAGTATGAACGGTTTTTATTAAGAAAGAACAGGCATCCATACAGGATAAAATGGGAAACAATTAAAAATTCAATTTTTGCAGTGGATATTGAAAGCAGTGCGGTTGATATTGCCAAGCTTAGACTCTGGCTTTCCCTTGTTGTTGATCAGGAAATTGATGAGGAGAATCCATGCCCGCATCCGCTTCCTAACCTTGACTGCAATATTATGTGTGGCAACAGTCTGATAGATGAATTTGAAGGGATAAAACTTTTTGATGAGAGTTTACTTTCAAAACAGGAACACTCAAAAGATAATACATTTGAGAGCTATCAGATATCCATTTTTCAGGATCAGATAGAAATGCTTCTGGAAGACTTGTTCGAACAACAGGACAGGCTTTTTGTGGAAGAAGATACTGCTAAAAAGATGGAGATAAAAAAGAACATAGATAAAATTATTGATTCTATAATAAGGGCAAAGCTTTCAAGGGATAAAAATAAAGAGGGATTGATAAAGTATGAACAATCCCTAAAAGAAAAGACAAAACCATATTTTTTATGGAAACTGGAGTTTGCAAAAATATTCAAGGAAAAGGGTGGATTTGACATTGTTATTGGGAATCCACCGTATATCGGATTTCATCATGTTCCTGATAAAGATTATTTTAAGCAAAACTACTTTGTTGCAAATGGGAAATATGACTTTTATGTTCTTTTTATTGAAAATGGTCTAAAAATACTTAAAACTGACGGTATTTTATCTTTTATATGTCCTTCGTATTTTTATAAGCGTAATTATGGTAAAAATACAAGAAAACTAATACTTGACACAACACGAATACTATATATTGCAGATTTCAAAGACTTTCAGATATTTGATTCTGCATTAACTTATACATGTATATTTGGTTTACAAAAAAATACTGATAATAGAAAAACATGGTTTAAAGTATTGGGTACTACATTAAATGATGAAGATTCTTTTAAAATTGAGCAAGTTTCACTTAAAGAACCAAGTTGGTCACTTGAAAATGAAAGCAGCAACACAATTATAAAAAAAGTGAAATCAATGTCAAATTTTACTTTTGGAAGTATAACTAAATCAATATCCCAGGGCATTGTTACCGGTTTTAATGATGTATTTTTGATAACAGGTGAATTTATTACTTCAAATTGTATAGAGATGGATTATTTAAAGAAAGTTTATAAAGGTAAGGATATAAGAAATGGTCAATTAATTGACTCGAACCAATTTGTGTTTTATCCCTATGAAGAAGCTGAAGATGGAAAAGATATATGCATTTCTGAAAATATTCTAAAACAGAAATGTCCAAATTTATATTCATACCTTGAGTCAAATAAAGATAAATTGTTAAGCCGAGATTACTTTTTAAAAAGTAATAAGAAGTGGTATGAGCTCTGGAATCCAAGGAAAAAGAGGCATTTTGAAAATAGAAAGTTTGTTTTCTCAGAAATAAATATTCGTAATGATTTTGTACTAGTAGGAAGTTGCTATTATACAGACAGTGCATGTGGAGCTGAGTTAAAAGAGGAGAAGCAGAAATATGAAAAGTATCTATATCTTTATCTCAATTCAGACTTGATTACCTACGTGTACAGAAAAATGTCTGTACCAAAAGCTAATGGATATTTAATATATAAGAATGCTTTTCTTAAAGAGCTGCCTATCCTTATTAATGATTCAATTGATGAGAACATTAGTTCTTTTGAAAATATGAGTCAGGTAGAATTTGATAAACTTCTGTTTAATTTATTTAACATAAGTGATGATGAAATATTATTGATTAGGAATGAACTATCTACTTATACAAGCTAA
- a CDS encoding transposase has product MAGTIINTHLLGLTSENRINAIVIDDTFYGKLRSKCVELLANVHDHAGKGSKFKKGFRMLTLGWTNGNTFIPLIFSLLSSEDKKNRYCEMKDGLDKRSIAYKHRTQAITKAPAVMLEMLRTVVKSGIQAKHVLFDS; this is encoded by the coding sequence TTGGCAGGAACCATCATCAATACCCATCTGTTAGGCTTAACTTCCGAAAACCGCATCAATGCTATCGTTATCGATGACACGTTTTACGGAAAGCTTAGAAGCAAATGCGTCGAACTTCTTGCCAATGTGCATGACCACGCAGGCAAGGGAAGTAAGTTCAAAAAAGGCTTCAGAATGCTCACTTTAGGCTGGACGAACGGCAACACCTTCATACCGCTTATCTTCAGCTTGTTAAGCTCGGAAGATAAGAAAAACAGGTATTGTGAGATGAAGGACGGTCTTGACAAGCGTTCTATTGCTTACAAGCATAGAACGCAAGCAATCACAAAGGCCCCGGCTGTAATGCTTGAAATGCTTAGAACAGTTGTTAAATCAGGTATCCAAGCAAAGCATGTACTGTTTGACAGTTGA
- a CDS encoding HNH endonuclease, producing MCGFDFKEFYGDIGIGYIEVHHIKPLNEISKEYIVDTVNDLRPICPNCHSMLHKANISVENLRDIVEKNHRKLF from the coding sequence GTGTGTGGATTTGACTTTAAAGAGTTTTATGGTGATATTGGAATTGGGTACATCGAAGTTCATCATATCAAACCATTAAATGAGATAAGTAAAGAATATATAGTTGACACTGTTAATGATTTAAGACCTATATGTCCGAACTGCCATTCCATGTTGCATAAAGCAAATATTTCGGTTGAGAACTTAAGAGATATTGTTGAAAAGAACCATAGGAAGTTATTTTAG
- a CDS encoding YkgJ family cysteine cluster protein: MNIEKIDGGIIVLPPDKLKKAFKRVEEENWMLRAFLKGQDPDEVDSIVHKLHKELFEGYDCIDCSNCCKAIVPIVEENEIKAISRQLKLTATEFKSKYLIKTDEGFIINKKPCPFLTESGCSIYEYRPGNCREYPFTDKEEIWTRLINLVENCAVCPVVFEIFERLKKHYRDEFESYKVEYEEIWGN, from the coding sequence GTGAATATTGAAAAAATAGATGGAGGGATTATTGTGCTACCGCCTGATAAACTGAAAAAGGCATTTAAAAGAGTTGAAGAAGAGAACTGGATGCTGCGTGCATTCTTAAAAGGTCAGGACCCGGATGAGGTGGACAGTATCGTACATAAGCTGCATAAAGAACTGTTTGAGGGTTATGACTGTATTGACTGTTCCAATTGCTGCAAGGCTATTGTACCAATAGTTGAAGAAAATGAAATAAAAGCAATTTCAAGGCAATTGAAATTAACTGCAACTGAGTTCAAAAGCAAATACCTTATCAAAACAGATGAAGGGTTCATAATAAATAAAAAGCCATGCCCCTTTTTGACTGAAAGTGGTTGTTCAATCTATGAGTATAGGCCAGGGAATTGCAGAGAGTATCCTTTTACCGATAAAGAAGAAATATGGACAAGGCTTATCAATCTTGTAGAAAACTGCGCTGTTTGTCCAGTGGTGTTTGAAATATTTGAGAGGCTAAAGAAACATTACAGGGATGAATTTGAGAGTTATAAAGTTGAATATGAGGAAATATGGGGAAACTAA
- a CDS encoding SEC-C metal-binding domain-containing protein: protein MQFVPFHKYFPGVAERETREIFVNSQSGRLSGGYALLEMYCKDPECDCRRVMFNIISEREKKFVAVVNFGWESEKFYEKWYGDKDESIIKEIKGPSLNPASRQSQYAPELLQLVKTIVLNDRSYVNRLKRHYKMFKEKMKEENSNEEKVKMESPVEYKPGRNDPCPCGSGKKYKKCCLGNE, encoded by the coding sequence ATGCAGTTTGTTCCATTTCATAAATATTTTCCTGGTGTAGCTGAGAGAGAAACAAGGGAGATATTTGTTAACAGTCAATCAGGTAGATTATCAGGTGGTTATGCTTTGCTCGAAATGTATTGTAAAGACCCTGAATGCGACTGTAGAAGGGTAATGTTCAATATAATATCCGAAAGAGAAAAAAAATTTGTAGCGGTGGTAAACTTCGGCTGGGAAAGTGAAAAGTTCTACGAAAAGTGGTATGGGGATAAGGATGAAAGTATAATCAAAGAGATAAAAGGTCCCAGTTTAAACCCAGCAAGTCGACAGTCCCAATATGCTCCTGAATTACTGCAATTGGTGAAAACTATTGTTTTAAATGATAGAAGCTATGTGAACAGACTTAAAAGGCATTATAAAATGTTTAAAGAAAAAATGAAAGAAGAGAATTCTAATGAGGAAAAGGTGAAAATGGAGTCACCTGTAGAATACAAACCGGGGCGTAATGATCCGTGTCCTTGTGGAAGTGGGAAGAAATATAAAAAATGTTGTCTTGGAAATGAATAA
- a CDS encoding GntR family transcriptional regulator, whose translation MDKHTSKATLIDTIYHNIKRDIAQRILEPGEKINIKKLSERYGASETPIKQALNRLISENLIENIPRKGMKVKTLQPDEIDEIFDMRLMLDLFYTKEIITTVNNNDSLREQLEKNVKEHLEIVSKPMPIDAYIINYEYDKIFHELYLKSSGSKKIVEIFHNLNPYMYTNYFFRKQSPDRDVAGVKEHEAILNAILSQDEQALKEAVTTHILNSKRTVGLILKVDRML comes from the coding sequence ATGGACAAACATACTTCAAAAGCAACGTTAATTGACACTATTTATCACAATATAAAAAGGGATATTGCTCAAAGAATATTAGAACCAGGAGAAAAAATAAATATAAAAAAGCTTTCTGAACGGTATGGCGCCAGTGAAACTCCTATTAAACAAGCTTTAAATCGTCTTATTTCTGAAAATTTGATTGAAAACATTCCACGAAAAGGCATGAAGGTAAAAACTCTTCAACCAGATGAAATTGATGAAATTTTTGATATGAGATTAATGCTTGATTTATTTTACACAAAGGAAATCATCACTACTGTTAACAATAATGATTCATTGCGTGAACAGTTAGAAAAAAATGTTAAGGAGCATCTTGAAATAGTTTCTAAACCTATGCCTATTGATGCTTATATCATTAATTATGAATATGATAAGATATTTCATGAACTTTATTTAAAAAGTTCAGGTAGCAAAAAAATTGTTGAAATCTTCCACAACCTCAATCCATATATGTACACCAATTATTTCTTTAGAAAGCAATCTCCTGACAGAGATGTTGCAGGCGTAAAAGAACATGAAGCTATTTTAAATGCCATCCTCTCACAGGATGAACAAGCTTTGAAAGAGGCAGTAACAACTCATATTCTCAATTCTAAAAGGACTGTTGGGCTTATTTTAAAAGTAGATAGAATGTTATAA
- a CDS encoding Spo0E family sporulation regulatory protein-aspartic acid phosphatase, whose translation MENTEVIKKQIKLLQDEISTLIERNNYTDFSRLLKLSQKLDDIINNWLIANQNKR comes from the coding sequence ATGGAGAATACCGAAGTAATTAAAAAACAAATAAAACTACTACAAGATGAAATTAGTACTTTAATTGAAAGAAATAATTATACAGATTTTAGTCGGTTACTTAAGCTAAGTCAAAAGTTAGATGATATCATAAATAATTGGTTAATAGCTAATCAAAACAAAAGGTAG
- a CDS encoding transposase, whose translation MFDYSKTAYDLKRSICNFCSRLAQGLPVPFKKFLSCMVFGILASKTVILAEISRSLNEDIKLKKTIERLSRNLEKFSYTDDVLKNLSSEVKRYIHHDTPIIIDLSDIVKKYGVVFENMGKIRDGSTKETNMDGYYLLEALIYNHGDKLLVPIYSDLFSPSEPGFKSENEEIIKCLDKLRSLYGTKGIYTMDRGMDNVLFFNYFENNSQKFVIRLKKNRNVIFKGKEINIVDLVKKYKGKYSTIIKKKNGKQRKIQFGFLPIELPEITGKVFNLVFVRGYARKGLMLLTNLDIKDGKDCLRPILCYISRWNVEEFIRFKKNQYKLEDVRVQSYQRLKNINFLLTMAMSYISLTSKSISSRKMIFILQEISKRVHGIPPFPYYSTADGIYEVLKKHKTGIAEFLNYTKKKPKSQQLSLFELRYCKSLLVS comes from the coding sequence ATGTTTGATTATAGCAAAACAGCATATGATTTGAAAAGAAGTATTTGTAATTTTTGTTCCAGATTGGCTCAGGGTCTCCCTGTTCCCTTTAAGAAATTCTTATCCTGCATGGTCTTTGGCATACTCGCATCCAAGACAGTAATACTGGCTGAAATATCCCGTTCTTTAAATGAGGATATAAAGTTAAAAAAGACTATAGAACGCCTTTCCCGTAACCTTGAAAAATTCTCCTATACTGATGATGTACTTAAGAACCTCTCTTCTGAAGTTAAAAGGTATATTCACCATGATACGCCTATCATTATCGACTTAAGTGATATTGTTAAAAAGTACGGCGTAGTCTTTGAAAATATGGGCAAGATCAGGGATGGAAGCACAAAAGAAACCAATATGGACGGGTACTATCTACTTGAAGCACTTATATATAACCACGGAGACAAGCTTCTTGTCCCAATATATTCAGATTTATTCTCTCCAAGTGAACCGGGATTTAAAAGTGAAAATGAAGAAATCATAAAGTGTTTGGACAAGCTCAGAAGCTTATACGGGACCAAGGGCATTTACACCATGGATAGAGGTATGGACAATGTACTGTTCTTTAATTATTTTGAAAACAACTCTCAAAAGTTTGTCATAAGGCTTAAGAAAAACCGCAATGTCATTTTCAAAGGTAAGGAAATAAATATTGTCGACCTTGTTAAAAAATATAAGGGTAAATATTCAACAATCATAAAGAAAAAGAACGGTAAGCAAAGAAAAATTCAGTTCGGTTTTCTGCCTATAGAGTTGCCTGAGATTACTGGCAAAGTATTTAACCTTGTCTTTGTAAGAGGGTATGCCAGAAAAGGGCTTATGCTTTTAACTAACCTTGATATAAAAGATGGTAAAGACTGTTTAAGACCTATACTTTGCTACATATCCAGATGGAATGTAGAAGAGTTCATAAGATTTAAGAAAAATCAATACAAGCTTGAAGATGTAAGAGTCCAGTCCTATCAAAGGCTTAAAAACATAAACTTTTTATTAACCATGGCAATGAGCTATATTTCTCTTACTTCAAAATCCATAAGTAGCAGGAAGATGATTTTTATTTTGCAGGAGATATCCAAAAGAGTACATGGCATACCACCTTTCCCTTACTACAGTACCGCGGATGGAATTTATGAAGTGCTTAAGAAACACAAAACTGGTATTGCTGAATTTTTGAACTATACAAAAAAGAAGCCCAAATCGCAGCAGCTGAGTCTCTTCGAACTCAGATACTGCAAGAGCTTGCTGGTTTCTTAA